GGATTCGCGATCGTCGTCATTCTGGTGAGCGTGCTCTCGCCACGACTGGGCGACCTGATCACCGTCCTCACCGTCATCGGAGCTGGTCTTGCCATCGCGATGAGGGAAGTTCTCCTCAACCTGGCAGGATGGTTTTACGTCACGCTCCTTACCCCCTATCGGCAGGGCGACAGGATCGAGGTCAACAAGATCCAGGGTGACGTGATCGATATCCGCGTCATGCGGACGACCGTGATGGAAATCGGCAGCTGGGTTCAGGCAGACCAGAGCACGGGTCGAATCACGCATATCCCGAATGGGTGGAATCTGAGCCACGCGGTCTACAACTACACGCGAGGATTCAATTTTATCTGGAACGAGCTCCCGATCACGGTCACGTTTCGGTCCGACTGGGACAAGGCGCGCGGCATCATGCAGCAGTATGCCGAAGAGTCAACCCGATTGGTGGAGCACCAGGCCGCTGACGAAATCCGGCAGATGTCGCGCGAATTCCTGGTCCACTACAGTATTCTGACTCCGTTCGTGTATGTCCGTGTTGTCGAGAACGGCGTTCGCCTTACGCTGCG
The window above is part of the Rhodothermales bacterium genome. Proteins encoded here:
- a CDS encoding mechanosensitive ion channel family protein, which translates into the protein MPFDLDLSNEIVQRVIFALGVSLVVLLLVRIGQRLAKRYGGEPSRVYYTSRIIGRVGGFAIVVILVSVLSPRLGDLITVLTVIGAGLAIAMREVLLNLAGWFYVTLLTPYRQGDRIEVNKIQGDVIDIRVMRTTVMEIGSWVQADQSTGRITHIPNGWNLSHAVYNYTRGFNFIWNELPITVTFRSDWDKARGIMQQYAEESTRLVEHQAADEIRQMSREFLVHYSILTPFVYVRVVENGVRLTLRYLCNVRKRRGTEHALTVSILQALREQGGIELAYPMVGITSLEGPQFGPMTSPTTLHPGGDGPDHVAT